The Thermococcus eurythermalis genomic sequence AGAGGAGAGGCTCCGCTACCTAAAGCTCGGTCTGAGGAAGAGGAAGGAAACCAAGGCCGGCCTCAGGGTCGGAATCGTCTGGGAGAACGGAAAACCCGTTGAGGTTACCCTTAAGCTCTCTACGACCGCGCCAAGAGTCAGAATCCAGGGCCTCTACGGAGAGCTCGTCGGAAAGTCCAGAGGCGAGCTCACGAGGACTGACGACTGGTACATCTTAGTCCACGCAACGGACTTCGTAAACGCCCTTGAGAAGGTGCGCGGGACGTTTGGGTGAGGAGCGGAAGATATTTTAGTTTCAACCTCATTTTTCTTTTGGTGAAAACTGATATGATTGAAACTGCACTGGGAGTTGCAATAGCGGCTTCGTGTATCATAATCACGATATTTCTAACCAGCAAACTCGGGCCAGAATGGGCGTGGATAAACAGAAAGCTTATACACTTCAGCATCGTGCCCGCGGCCCTGCTGTTCTACTACGGCATGATTCCAAAGGAAATCTTCAGCCCAGCGGCTGCCCTCTTTGGAATCGTCCAGCTGGCGACACACCTAAAGCATAAAGAGCTCAGCTGGTACCAGCTCAACCACAACTACGGGGAGGTCTTCTTCGCATTCTCTGCTACGGCCATCACGTTTTTCCTGCCGAGGGACTACGCAACCGCCCTGCTCCTTGTGATGGCAATCAGCGACGGCGTTACGGGAGTCGTGAGACACTTCTACTTCAGGAGAAACGGGCTCAAGGTGAAGCTCAAGAAGCACTGGACCGGGAGCCTGGCGTATCTGGCGACGGCCCTCGTGATAGCGTTCATTTTCCTTGAGGGAGAAGCAATAAGAAAAGTGATATGGGCAGTGGTGCTGATGCTCGCAGAGTACCAGCCATGGGTCGATGACAATCTGGCGGTGCCCCTCGTTGGTAGTCTGCTGTTCCCCCTCTACTGAGCCCACCTGACCTTCAGGCTGTCCTTTTTCACCTTTTTGAACTCCTCAACCAGGGCCCTTCCCGTTCTCTCCATGAATTCTTCAACGTCGGTGATGCCAATTTCCCTGAGACCTGTTGCTTCCACGCCCTCCGGAATTCCCTTTGCCTCGACGTTTATTCCGATGTGAATCTTCACGCTGACCGGCGAGACGGTTGCTATCGAGATGCTGAGCTTCCTGCCGTTAACGTAGATGTCGTCGCCTTTGCGCATTGTCTTGATGCCGTACTCACCGAGAACCTCACAGAGCCTCGCTATGAAGAGCTTCTGGAGCGTCGAAGCGAAGAGGGTGTTTACGAGGTCAAAGACCTCTATGATGTAGTGAACCATGTCGTCGCTCTTTATCTCCTTGTTCTGCCTAAGGTCTTCGATGTCGATCATCTCTTCCACTTTGACGTCGCACTTCCCGCGGAAAACCACGAGCGAGTTGCCGAGCAGGCCGAAGTTTCTGTATGCCCAGTGGCTACCAATGGCCGAACCGTCGTAGTCAATACGCCTGTCCTTAACTATCAGCAGCTCCATACTATCACCCCATTCTTTCGAGGAGTTCCATTAGCTCTTCAAAGCTTTTTGCATCGACCCACATGTGGATGAAGTCAACGCCAGGAACGGCCATTTTGACACCATCGATGTGAATGGCCCTGTCGTCAATGTAGATGATGTCGTCGATATCATAGCCGATTGAACGAAGCTCTTCAATGGTTCTCCGAATCATGTCACCCTTGTCAGGATGGCCCTCAATTTTCGGGAAGACAAAGTAGTCCCATAAACCAAAGCCCTCGAGAATCGGCCTTACCCTCTCCTCGATGTTCCAGCTCGCAATGCTTAGAACAAACCTTTCGCTCGCCCATTCGAGGAACCCGCGGACGCCAGGGAAGAGGCAGAGCTCTTGGCCAAGGGAGTCTGTTAAACAATCACCGCTGAACTCGTAAGGCAGAACTAAAGCAGAAGCGTCCTCATGGTCCCAGAGGGTGCTGTCCAAATCGAGAACGAACAGTCTCATGAAAATCACCAGGAAAATGTATCGCGGAGAATTTTAATTTTTGCGGGTTGAAACTTGCAGAAGAGTTGAGTTAAGTCATGATGAGGGCCGTGCATAGGCGAGCTGGTCTCTCAGACGCCCCGCCCGGGGCACTCGGGCTGTTGGGAGCGGCAGGCTGAACGGGTCGGTTTCCCTTCCCGCTTACACCCCCGCCCCATCAAACGGGTCTTCTTCCCGAGCCCTCGTCCTGGGCAACGGACCGGTCGCCCAGGCCCAAACGCCCAGGAACGGCCGCCTATTTTCGGGGACCGCTTCGGCCTTAGATGCTTTCAGGCCTTATCGGACGCGGCGTAGCTGCCCGGCTATGCCCTGTAGGACAACCGGTAGACCAGAGGCCGCGGCTCCCTGTTCCTCTCGTACTGGGGGAGCCTTCCCCTCAGGCGGCCAGCACCCCCGGTAGATAGCATCCGACCTGTCTCACGACGGTCTAAACCCAGCTCACGTTCCCCTTTAATGGGTGAACACCCCCACCCTTGGCCCCTGCTGCAGGGCCAGGATGGGAAGAGCCGACAGCGAGGTAGCAAGCCTCGGGGTCGATATGGGCTCTCGCCCGAGACGACTCTGTTATCCCCAGGGTAGCTTTTCTGTCATCCCTGGCCCCCACCGGGGAGGCACAGGGGTTCGCTAGGCCACGCTTTCGCGGCTGGACCCGCCTCTGTTACGGGTCCAGTCAGGCCGGCTTTTGCCCTTGCACTCTACGGCGGATTCCTGACCCGCCTGAGCCGACCTTAGGGCACCCTCGATACCTTTTCGAGGGTGTGCCGCCCCAGCCAAACTGCCCACCTACCGCTGTCCCCCCCTTCCGGGGGTTAGCCGTACGGCAGAGGGTGGGCGGTGTCTCATGGACGGCTCCACCCGCCCCGGAGGGCGGGCTTCGACGCCTCCCGCCTACGCTGCGCACCCCCCGCCGTACGGCAACGGCAGGCTGCAGTAAAGCTCCATGGGGTCTTCGCTTCCCACCGGGGGTCCCAGGCATATGCGCCTGGCAGAGGTTTCGCCGGGCCCCAGCCGGGGACAGTGGGGACCTCGTTACGCCATTCATGCAGGTCGGCATTTAACCGACAAGGAATTTCGCTACCTTAAGAGGGTTATAGTTACCCCCGCCGTTTACCGGTGCTTCACCCGGTTGTACCCGGGCTTCACATACCGGCACTGGGCAGGCGTCGGCCCCAGTACAAACCCTTTCGGGCTAGCTGGGACCTGTGTTTTTACTAAACAGTCGGGCCCCCCTAGTCACTGCGACCTGCGGGTTACGCACCCGCAGGCACCCCTTCTCCCGAAGTTACGGGGCCAATTTGCCGAGTTCCCTCGGCTGGGTTTCCCCCGACACGCCTTAGGCTTCTCACCCAGGGGCACCAGTGTCGGTTCTCGGTACGGTCGCGGTGGATCGTTCCCGAGGGGCTTTTCACGGGCCCCAGGGATCGGCGGAACCCCCCTTACGGGAGGCCATTCGCGCTTTCATCCGGTTCTCGCCATTACGGCACTCCCCGGACTTATACGCTTAGCCGGCCTTGTGGGCCGGTCCGCCTACCCCGAGGCGTCACCCCTCGGGCTTGCGTTGCCGCGCCTACCACCGCGGTACGGGAATATAAACCCGTTTCCCTTTCCCCGACGCCGAGTTACGGGTCGGGTTAGGACCGACTAACCCACGGCTGACGAACATTGCCGTGGAACCCTGGCCCCTACGGCGGCCGGGATTCTCACCCGGCTATGCTGCTACTCCCGGCAGGATCCACAATACCGACGGGTCCACCGGACCTTACGGCCCGGCTTCCGCCCCATCGGCACGCCCGCCTACCCGATCACGGACCAATCGGTCCGTGCGCCGGGGTCTCGGCGGCCGGCTTAAGCCCCGTCCATTTTCGGGGCCCCTGACCTCGACGGGTGAGCTGTTACGCACTCTTTAAAGGATGGCTGCTTCTAAGCCTACCTCCCCGCTGTCTAAGGCCAGGGACACCCTTTGGAGTAACACTTAGCCGGCACTTTGGGGCCTTAACCCCGGTCTGGGTTGTTCCCCTCTCGGGTGACGGCTTACACCGCCCCCCTACTCCGGCCATCTACGGCGGCGGTGGGTTCGGAGTTTGACAGGGAGCCGGAGGCTTTCGCCCCCTAAACTCCCAATCAGTGCTCTACCCCACCGCCTACCTCCGGCCGGGCTATCCTGGGGGATAATTCGGCGGGAACCAGCTATCGCCGGCCTCGATTGGCCTTTCACCCCTAGCCCGGGGTCACGGGAGCGAATTGCACGTCAGCACCCCTATCGGGCCTCCATCCCTCGGTTGAGGGACTTCACCCTGCCCCGGGCTAGATCGACCGGCTTCGGGTCTCACCCGAGCGACTCCGGGCGCTTTCACACCCCGTCCCTCGCCCTTACGGGCTGCGGACCTGTCGGTTTCCCTGCGACTTCGGGGCTGACCCCCTTAACCTCGCCGCTCGGGTGAACTCCCTGCCCCGTGATCCAAGACGGACGGTGCAACCCCGGTCACCTCCCCTCGTACTCCACGGTCGCCCGTGTTTCCTTCGGGGAGGGTCAACCCTTTCGGGCCGCACCCTCCTATCGCCGCCTGGTTTCAGGCTCTTTTCACCCCCCGCCAGGGGTGCTTTTCAGCTTTCCCTCACGGTACTAGTTCGCTATCGGTCTCGGGACGTATTTAGGGTTGGGAGCCGATGCCTCCCAGCTTCCCGCCGGATATCCGACCGACGGTACTCAGGGACACCCCAGGAGCTCGGGGGCTTACGCCTACGGGGCTTTCACCCTCTACGGCGCCGCGTTCCAGCGGACTTCGGCTTCGCCCCCAGGGCTCCTTCGGGGGCCCTACAACACCACATCCCCCGAACCTTTCGGCCCGGGGTTCAGTTTGCCCTGTGCCGCTTTCGGTCGCCCCTACTCACGGCATCGCTTTTGCTTTCTTTTCCTGCGGGTACTAAGATGTTTCAATTCCCCGCGTTCCCCCTCCCGACTGGGAGTGCGGCAAAGCCGCGGGAGGTCCCATTCGGGCATCCCCGGTTCGACGGCTGCCTGCGCCTCGCCGGGGCTTATCGCAGCTTGCCACGCCCTTCGTCGGCGCCCCGAGCCGAGCCATCCACCAGGCGGCTTAGTTGCCACCGGGCGGGGCGTTTTCTGGACCAGCTCGCCTATGCACGGCCCTCATCGTGACCCCTGTTCGGGGTCTCAGGCCCTTCCACCCCGAGCCAAGCTCGGGATGTGCACCTCTTCGTGGTGGACCGGCCGGGATTTGAACCCGGGGCCTCCGGCTTGCAAAGCCGGCGCTCTCCCAGGCTGAGCTACCGGCCCACTTTGGCAGGCCCGACACCCCTTAAACCCCCCCGGACGGGTTCCCGGCGATAGGAGGTGATCGAGCCGTAGGTTCCCCTACGGCTACCTTGTTACGACTTCTCCCCCCTCACGGAGCCCAGGCTCGACCCGGCCTCCCCGAAGGGAGACCAGGCCTCACCCAGACCCCGCTCGGGTGGAGTGACGGGCGGTGTGTGCAAGGAGCAGGGACGTATTCGCCGCGCGATGATGACACGCGGGTACTAGGGATTCCAGCTTCACGCGGGCGAGTTGCAGCCCGCGATCCGAACTGAGGGCGGGTTTAGGGGATTCCCTTCCCCTTTCGGGGTCGGATCCCATTGTCCCGCCCATTGTAGCGCGCGTGTAGCCCGGGGGTTTCGGGGCATACTGACCTACCGTCGCCCGCTCCTTCCTCCGGCTTATCGCCGGCGGTCCCCCCAGAGTGCCTCCTCCCCAGCGGGGAGGACTGGCAACTGGGGGCGCGGGTCTCGCTCGTTACCACACTTAAGTGGACGCCTCACGGTACGAGCTGACGGCGGCCATGCACCTCCTCTCGGCGCGTCCGGCAAGACCTTCAGCCTGGCCTTCATCCTGCCGTCGCCCCCGGTGAGGTTCCCGGCGTTGAATCCAATTAAACCGCACGCTCCACCCCTTGTAGTGCTCCCCCGCCAATTCCTTTAAGTTTCAGCCTTGCGGCCGTACTCCCCAGGCGGCGGGCTTAACGGCTTCCCTCCGGCACCGGGCGAGCTCGAAGCTCGCCCGACACCTAGCCCGCATCCTTTACAGCCAGGACTACCCGGGTATCTAATCCGGTTCGCTCCCCTGGCCTTCGTCCCTCACCGTCGGACCCGTTCCAGCCGGGCGCCTTCGCCACTGGCGGTCCCCCTGGGATTATAGGATTTCACCCCTACCCCAGGGGTACCCCCGGCCTCTCCCGGTCCCAAGGCCCGCAGTATCCCCAGCAAGCCCCACGGTTGAGCCGTGGGATTTCGCCAGGGACTTACGGGCCCGGCTACGGACGCTTTAGGCCCAATAATAGCGGCCACCACTTGGGCCGCCGGTATTACCGCGGCGGATGCCACCGGCCTTGCCCAGCCCTTATTCCCGGAGCTTTTTACACTCCGGAAAAGCCATGCCTGAGGCACGGCACTGGGGGTCCCCCCGTCGCGGTTTCCCGCATTGCGGAGGTTTCGCGCCTGCTGCGCCCCGTAGGGCCTGGACCCGTGTCTCAGTGTCCATCTCCGGGCTCCCACTCTCATGGCCCGTACGGATCTTCGGCTTGGTGGGCCGTTACCCCACCAACTACCTAATCGGCCGCCGGCCCATCCTCGGGCGGGCAGAGCCCCTTTCGGCCTGGGGACCTTCCAGTACCCCAGGCCTATGGGGGATTAGCCCCAGTTTCCCGGGGTTATCCCCCTCCCGAGGGTAGGTTACCGACGTGTTACTGAGCCGTCCGCCGGTGCGCGCAGAGCGCGCCCCATGACTCGCATGGCTTAGTCGGACCCCCATAGCAGTGGCCTCCGGCAGGATCAACCGGAATTGAGCAAGGAGTACGGCCGGTGGAACTCCCCTCAAATGGGGGAGTACCGATTCCCGTCCGGGGGTTTGGTCGGGGTGTCGGGCCTGCCTTACCCCCGAGGGGTCCGCCTTTCGGCGTTTCCTCGGGAGCGCACCTCGTGTAACCCGGACTGGAGGGCGGGGTTCATCGTTGGGTGCTTTGCACCCGTTCCCCCCGACGCCGCCGTCTTGGCGTCCGGGTCTTCGTCGCCCCCTGTTCGGGGGCTCCACCCAATAGGGCTGAACCCCCGCAGTGAAAAATTTTTGCAAAACCCGTGAGCGGGGAGATTTTTAGAAAAGAACCTGTCAAAAGAGAGAACCAAAATGCACAAAAATAGGCATGAAAATGTTAAAAATTTTTGCAGTCAGAAGCGAAGTATTTCCGGGACAACGCTTATCTTCGAGACGGGGGTGGGTATTGTGTTCGTGACGGCGAGCTCATCAACAGCACCGCCAACCCTCTCGATGGCACCCTCGGCAAAGACCCCATGGGTGGCCGCAACAAAGACCTTACCCGCACCCATCTCCCTGAGCAGGTTGGCCGCCCTTATCATAGTACCCCCTGTGCTTATGATGTCATCAACTATAAGCACGTTCTTGCCCTTGACGTCTATGTCCACGGGCCTCATCTCGACCTCGGTAGGTGAGATTCTCCTCTTCTCAAAGTGGCTATACTCAAGGCCGAGCTCTTCAGCAACTGCCCTAGCCCTCTCGCGGGCGCCTTTATCAGGGGCAAGGACTATCCCCTCACCAAGCTTCTCGCGGAAGTAGCCCGCTATGACCCTCGCCGGCGAAACGTTGACTCCCTTGCCAGGGAAGTACTTGAGGGTCTCGGGGTTGTGGAGGTCGAAGATGTAGAGTTCATCGTAGTAGATGCCGAGCGCCTTCATTATCGCCCTCACGCTCACCGGCTCACCATCCTTCGTGACCCTGTCCTGCCTGCTGTAGGCGAAGTAGGGAACTACGGCGCGGAGTTTCGTGAAGCCCTTCTCCCTGAGCGCGTCCCCAATGAGGAGTAGCTCAACGATTTTCTCGTCCTGCGGTGCGAAGGTAGAGCTGACGACCGTTGCTTCACTACCTGAACCGAGAACCCGGACGTACTTCTCCTCATCCGGGAACTTCTTTATCTCGACGTCAATGATTTCTCCGCCGAGTTCCCTCAGCTCCGGCTCAAGGTGCTTTCCACCGCTCCCTATGACGAACATGAGAACCACCCCCTTTGACAGTCTCCTGTCGAATTGGCGACTTATAAACCCACCGTCATACCAGAAGAACGGCAATGATTCCGGCGAGAAATATTCCGTCGAAGGTCCCCGCACCACCTATGCTCACCATCGGTGCCCCCAGCTTCTTGATTTTGTCCCAGTTCATCAGGTCTGCCCCTATGAGGACACCCAGCGTCCCGCTGACGTAGGCAACGAGGGTCGGGTTTCCATCACCAAGCAACCAGCCGAGAAGGACGGCAATGAGGGGTGGAAACAGCGTCGGCATTGCTATCCCAAGACCCCTAACCGGTCTCGCGACGGCGTTGCTGAGGAGCGAGGCGATGAAAACCGCGAGAAGGGTGTTCAGGAGAAGGCCGTACTCACCGAGGTAAACGAGGCGGAGTAGCTCGTAAATAGATATGCTCAGCGGGACGAGTGCACCGCCAACGTTGACGGCTATGACAGTCTTCCGCTCCTCCCAGTCGAAGTATGGCATCGGGTAGAGGATTCCAAAGAAGCCGATTTCCCGAACCCTAATCACGGGCTCGTAGGTCACTTCCTCCGCTATGGGTATGTTTATGAAGCTCCCCACGAGCGCGAAAATAAAGAGGGTAATCGCCACACCGGGCGGAAGGCCGAGCCTGTGGAACGCTATGAGAACAGCACCCGAGAAGAAAAAGAACGTGAGGACGAAGACAACCGCTATGAGAATCAGAAACGGCCAGGTAAGGGGTGGAAACAGGAAGCGCCTCGCTCTATTCATCCTTAACCACCACGTTGGCCCAAATCTGAACTCCTTTGGCCATCTCCACTTCCTTGGGCTTCTCAAACTTCTCGGCGTTTTTGAGCACCCACGCGTAGAGTGGCTTCCCGTTGGAGTACTCACGGAGGAAAGAAACGCTCGCGCGGTGCTTGTCCTCGTGCTCAGCTAACTCCTCCGGCGTGAACGGGCCGAGGACGTCAACAAGTTCGGCCTTTCCAATGGCCTTTCCGTTGGAGATTATCAGAATCTCGCCCCTAACTCTCGTCCTCGTCTTCCTAATCTCCCACACTTTCTTGCCCTCAACTATAAGGCTCGCATAGGGTTCTCTCACTATGAGGCCTTTTTTCGTCTCCATCGTCATCGCTTCCAGTAGGGTTTAGAGGTTATAAAGCCAACGCTGGGAAAACTTTAAGTCCGCTTTACCGAAGGCACTTGAGGAGGTCGAACCGATGAAGGTCATATGGTACGGTCACGCCTGCTTTTGGGTTGAGACGAACGGAGTGAAGATACTGATAGACCCATACCCGGAAGTTGACGACGACCGAATTGGCGAGGTTGACTACATCCTGATAACCCACGAGCACACGGACCACTATGGAAAGGTCGAGCTCCTGTCAAGGCTCCGCGACGCCACGGTAATAGGCCCCAAGCAGGTCTACCTGATGGCGGTGGCAGATGGCGTTACGAAGGTCAGGGAAATCGAGGCGGGACAGACGATAGAGCTCGAAAACGGCGTGAAGGTTACGGC encodes the following:
- a CDS encoding diacylglycerol/polyprenol kinase family protein, with product MIETALGVAIAASCIIITIFLTSKLGPEWAWINRKLIHFSIVPAALLFYYGMIPKEIFSPAAALFGIVQLATHLKHKELSWYQLNHNYGEVFFAFSATAITFFLPRDYATALLLVMAISDGVTGVVRHFYFRRNGLKVKLKKHWTGSLAYLATALVIAFIFLEGEAIRKVIWAVVLMLAEYQPWVDDNLAVPLVGSLLFPLY
- a CDS encoding DUF366 family protein, translated to MELLIVKDRRIDYDGSAIGSHWAYRNFGLLGNSLVVFRGKCDVKVEEMIDIEDLRQNKEIKSDDMVHYIIEVFDLVNTLFASTLQKLFIARLCEVLGEYGIKTMRKGDDIYVNGRKLSISIATVSPVSVKIHIGINVEAKGIPEGVEATGLREIGITDVEEFMERTGRALVEEFKKVKKDSLKVRWAQ
- a CDS encoding magnesium-dependent phosphatase-1, yielding MRLFVLDLDSTLWDHEDASALVLPYEFSGDCLTDSLGQELCLFPGVRGFLEWASERFVLSIASWNIEERVRPILEGFGLWDYFVFPKIEGHPDKGDMIRRTIEELRSIGYDIDDIIYIDDRAIHIDGVKMAVPGVDFIHMWVDAKSFEELMELLERMG
- a CDS encoding ribose-phosphate diphosphokinase, with product MFVIGSGGKHLEPELRELGGEIIDVEIKKFPDEEKYVRVLGSGSEATVVSSTFAPQDEKIVELLLIGDALREKGFTKLRAVVPYFAYSRQDRVTKDGEPVSVRAIMKALGIYYDELYIFDLHNPETLKYFPGKGVNVSPARVIAGYFREKLGEGIVLAPDKGARERARAVAEELGLEYSHFEKRRISPTEVEMRPVDIDVKGKNVLIVDDIISTGGTMIRAANLLREMGAGKVFVAATHGVFAEGAIERVGGAVDELAVTNTIPTPVSKISVVPEILRF
- a CDS encoding DUF1614 domain-containing protein, which produces MNRARRFLFPPLTWPFLILIAVVFVLTFFFFSGAVLIAFHRLGLPPGVAITLFIFALVGSFINIPIAEEVTYEPVIRVREIGFFGILYPMPYFDWEERKTVIAVNVGGALVPLSISIYELLRLVYLGEYGLLLNTLLAVFIASLLSNAVARPVRGLGIAMPTLFPPLIAVLLGWLLGDGNPTLVAYVSGTLGVLIGADLMNWDKIKKLGAPMVSIGGAGTFDGIFLAGIIAVLLV
- a CDS encoding ASCH domain-containing protein → MTMETKKGLIVREPYASLIVEGKKVWEIRKTRTRVRGEILIISNGKAIGKAELVDVLGPFTPEELAEHEDKHRASVSFLREYSNGKPLYAWVLKNAEKFEKPKEVEMAKGVQIWANVVVKDE